TCAAGGTAGCGGTGGACTCCGCGGCCGCCGCGCTGGTGCCCGAAGCCATCAAAGCGGACGGCAAGCTGACCGTGGTCTCTACCGGCGGGACGCCCCCGCTGAGCCTGTTCGCCACGGACAACAAGACGCTGATCGGCAACGAAGTGGACCTCGCGTATGCAATCGGTGAGAGCCTGGGCCTGAAGGTTGAGGTGCTGCCGGTGGCCTGGGCCGACTGGCCCCTCGGCGTCGAGTCCGGCAAGTATGAGGCTGTCCTCTCCAACGTCACAGTCACGGAAGCACGCAAGGAAAAATTCGATTTCGCGACCTACCGCAATGACCTCCTGGGCTTCTATGCCAAGGCCGACTCGGACATTTCAGAGGTCAAGGAGGCCAAGGACGTCGCTGGCAAGCGCGTGATCGTCGGCTCCGGCACTAACCAGGAAGCCATCTTGGTGCGCTGGGACGAGGACAACAAGAAGAACGGTTTGAAGCCGGTTGAGTTCCAGTATTACGACGACGACTCTGCCTCCCAGCTCGCCCTCCAGTCGGGCCGCGCGGACCTGACGTTCGGGCCCAACGCCTCCGCCGCCTACAAGGCCGCCAAGGATGGCAAGACCAAAGAAGTGGGCACGCTCAACGGCGGTTGGCCGCTGAAGGCCGAGATCGCGTTCACCACCAAGAAGGACAACGGCC
This window of the Arthrobacter sp. StoSoilB5 genome carries:
- a CDS encoding ABC transporter substrate-binding protein → MARFAGKTGLTAALAATALLGLAACSDPGATAATAPSSNASSSAPKEFNLSPEQDRIKVAVDSAAAALVPEAIKADGKLTVVSTGGTPPLSLFATDNKTLIGNEVDLAYAIGESLGLKVEVLPVAWADWPLGVESGKYEAVLSNVTVTEARKEKFDFATYRNDLLGFYAKADSDISEVKEAKDVAGKRVIVGSGTNQEAILVRWDEDNKKNGLKPVEFQYYDDDSASQLALQSGRADLTFGPNASAAYKAAKDGKTKEVGTLNGGWPLKAEIAFTTKKDNGLAAAAQAAINHLIKDGSYAKILDRWGLSSEAIPASELNPAGLPKK